Proteins co-encoded in one Capsicum annuum cultivar UCD-10X-F1 chromosome 9, UCD10Xv1.1, whole genome shotgun sequence genomic window:
- the LOC107840942 gene encoding glutathione hydrolase 3 isoform X2: MSNCKFPLSKVVGLTHHGDIGVWLIGDVNSRHNGRLQHNAGIVESEQAVIAADDGRCSEIGISMLKIGGHAVDAAVATALCLGVVNPMASGIGGGGFMVVRSSSTSEVQAIDMRETAPLAASQNMYNNGKSKLDGALAMGVPGELAGLHAAWAKNGRLPWKTLVQPAIKLARDGFVIAPYLANYIVKKAKLILKDPGLRQIFAPEGKLLRAGDICHNLELSHSLELISEQGPEAFYNGEVGEKLVEDVKRAGGILTMDDLRNYKVEIPEAVTFNAMGYTIVGMPPPSSGTLAISMILKILEGYESSNASKGSLGLHRMIEAMKHMLAIRMNLGDPDFVNISSTVTDMLSTSFAKEIRRKIFDNTTFPPEYYLPRWSQLRDHGTAHFCIVDADRNAVSMTSTVNYPFGGGVLSPSTGILLNNEMGDFSTPDDISTDKLPPAPSNFIQPKKRPLSSMAPIIVLKDNQLAGVIGGSGGLKIIFAVLQVFINHFVLGMDPLAAVQSPRIYHELIPNVVLYENWTCIDGDHIELSYDKKHFLEERGHQLKAKDGGAICQLIVQDLQNPPLRLGRRSGKEYKDGVFRGMLVAVSDPRKDGRPAAI, encoded by the exons aTGTCTAATTGCAAATTTCCCCTAAGTAAAG TTGTAGGACTTACACACCATGGAGACATTGGTGTATGGCTAATTGGAGATGTAAATAGTAGACACAATGGAAGACTGCAACATAATGCTGGTATTGTTGAATCAGAGCAAGCAGTTATTGCTGCTGATGATGGTAGGTGCTCGGAAATCGGTATATCCATGCTTAAAATTGGTGGACATGCAGTTGATGCTGCAGTTGCAACAGCATTGTGCCTTGGAGTAGTCAATCCAATGGCCAGTGGAATTGGTGGTGGAGGTTTTATGGTTGTTAGATCTTCATCTACATCAGAAGTTCAAGCAATTGACATGAGGGAAACTGCTCCTTTAGCTGCTTCACAG AACATGTATAATAATGGGAAATCCAAGCTAGATGGAGCATTGGCTATGGGAGTTCCTGGTGAGCTAGCTGGTCTTCACGCAGCGTGGGCAAAAAATGGGAGGTTGCCATGGAAGACCCTAGTTCAACCAGCCATTAAACTTGCAAGAGATGGATTCGTGATTGCTCCATATCTTGCAAACTATATTGTTAAAAAAGCAAAATTAATACTTAAAGATCCTGGCTTACGGCAAATATTTGCACCCGAGGGAAAGCTGTTACGAGCAGGTGATATTTGCCATAACTTAGAACTTAGTCACAGCTTAGAGCTAATCTCTGAACAAGGTCCGGAAGCATTTTACAATGGAGAGGTTGGTGAAAAGCTTGTCGAAGATGTGAAGAGAGCGGGTGGAATTTTGACAATGGACGATTTGAGGAATTACAAAGTGGAAATTCCAGAAGCAGTTACTTTTAACGCTATGGGCTACACAATTGTTGGAATGCCACCTCCATCCAGTGGAACGCTGGCGATTTCCATG ATTCTTAAAATCCTCGAAGGCTATGAGAGTTCAAATGCTTCGAAAGGTTCTTTAGGACTGCATCGAATGATTGAGGCGATGAAACACATGCTTGCAATTCGAATGAACCTGGGTGATCCCGACTTTGTAAATATCAGTAGTACTGTAACTGACATGCTTTCCACATCTTTTGCCAAAGAAATTCGACGAAAGATCTTTGACAACACCACTTTTCCTCCTGAATACTATTTACCCAG GTGGAGTCAGCTAAGAGATCATGGAACGGCTCACTTTTGCATTGTAGATGCAGATCGGAATGCTGTATCGATGACTTCCACAGTAAACTATCCATTTGGAGGCGGTGTGCTCTCTCCATCAACGGGTATATTACTGAACAACGAAATGGGAGATTTCTCAACACCTGATGATATATCCACCGATAAACTCCCTCCCGCTCCTTCTAATTTCATTCAACCAAAAAAGAGACCGTTGTCATCCATGGCTCCAATTATCGTTCTCAAG GACAATCAGTTGGCTGGTGTAATTGGTGGTAGCGGTGGCCTAAAAATAATCTTCGCAGTGTTACAAGTTTTCATCAACCATTTCGTCTTGGGGATGGATCCTTTAGCAGCAGTGCAGAGTCCGAGAATCTACCACGAG CTAATCCCGAATGTAGTTCTATATGAGAACTGGACATGCATCGATGGCGATCACATTGAACTATCATACGATAAAAAACATTTCTTGGAAGAGAGGGGACACCAACTCAAGGCAAAAGACGGAGGAGCCATCTGCCAGTTGATCGTTCAAGACCTTCAAAATCCCCCCTTACGATTGGGCAGACGGAGTGGAAAAGAATATAAGGACGGGGTTTTTCGTGGGATGCTTGTAGCTGTGAGTGATCCTAGAAAAGATGGAAGACCTGCAGCCATCTGA
- the LOC107840942 gene encoding glutathione hydrolase 3 isoform X3: MTSRSHVVGLTHHGDIGVWLIGDVNSRHNGRLQHNAGIVESEQAVIAADDGRCSEIGISMLKIGGHAVDAAVATALCLGVVNPMASGIGGGGFMVVRSSSTSEVQAIDMRETAPLAASQNMYNNGKSKLDGALAMGVPGELAGLHAAWAKNGRLPWKTLVQPAIKLARDGFVIAPYLANYIVKKAKLILKDPGLRQIFAPEGKLLRAGDICHNLELSHSLELISEQGPEAFYNGEVGEKLVEDVKRAGGILTMDDLRNYKVEIPEAVTFNAMGYTIVGMPPPSSGTLAISMILKILEGYESSNASKGSLGLHRMIEAMKHMLAIRMNLGDPDFVNISSTVTDMLSTSFAKEIRRKIFDNTTFPPEYYLPRWSQLRDHGTAHFCIVDADRNAVSMTSTVNYPFGGGVLSPSTGILLNNEMGDFSTPDDISTDKLPPAPSNFIQPKKRPLSSMAPIIVLKDNQLAGVIGGSGGLKIIFAVLQVFINHFVLGMDPLAAVQSPRIYHELIPNVVLYENWTCIDGDHIELSYDKKHFLEERGHQLKAKDGGAICQLIVQDLQNPPLRLGRRSGKEYKDGVFRGMLVAVSDPRKDGRPAAI, translated from the exons atGACTTCCCGATCACATG TTGTAGGACTTACACACCATGGAGACATTGGTGTATGGCTAATTGGAGATGTAAATAGTAGACACAATGGAAGACTGCAACATAATGCTGGTATTGTTGAATCAGAGCAAGCAGTTATTGCTGCTGATGATGGTAGGTGCTCGGAAATCGGTATATCCATGCTTAAAATTGGTGGACATGCAGTTGATGCTGCAGTTGCAACAGCATTGTGCCTTGGAGTAGTCAATCCAATGGCCAGTGGAATTGGTGGTGGAGGTTTTATGGTTGTTAGATCTTCATCTACATCAGAAGTTCAAGCAATTGACATGAGGGAAACTGCTCCTTTAGCTGCTTCACAG AACATGTATAATAATGGGAAATCCAAGCTAGATGGAGCATTGGCTATGGGAGTTCCTGGTGAGCTAGCTGGTCTTCACGCAGCGTGGGCAAAAAATGGGAGGTTGCCATGGAAGACCCTAGTTCAACCAGCCATTAAACTTGCAAGAGATGGATTCGTGATTGCTCCATATCTTGCAAACTATATTGTTAAAAAAGCAAAATTAATACTTAAAGATCCTGGCTTACGGCAAATATTTGCACCCGAGGGAAAGCTGTTACGAGCAGGTGATATTTGCCATAACTTAGAACTTAGTCACAGCTTAGAGCTAATCTCTGAACAAGGTCCGGAAGCATTTTACAATGGAGAGGTTGGTGAAAAGCTTGTCGAAGATGTGAAGAGAGCGGGTGGAATTTTGACAATGGACGATTTGAGGAATTACAAAGTGGAAATTCCAGAAGCAGTTACTTTTAACGCTATGGGCTACACAATTGTTGGAATGCCACCTCCATCCAGTGGAACGCTGGCGATTTCCATG ATTCTTAAAATCCTCGAAGGCTATGAGAGTTCAAATGCTTCGAAAGGTTCTTTAGGACTGCATCGAATGATTGAGGCGATGAAACACATGCTTGCAATTCGAATGAACCTGGGTGATCCCGACTTTGTAAATATCAGTAGTACTGTAACTGACATGCTTTCCACATCTTTTGCCAAAGAAATTCGACGAAAGATCTTTGACAACACCACTTTTCCTCCTGAATACTATTTACCCAG GTGGAGTCAGCTAAGAGATCATGGAACGGCTCACTTTTGCATTGTAGATGCAGATCGGAATGCTGTATCGATGACTTCCACAGTAAACTATCCATTTGGAGGCGGTGTGCTCTCTCCATCAACGGGTATATTACTGAACAACGAAATGGGAGATTTCTCAACACCTGATGATATATCCACCGATAAACTCCCTCCCGCTCCTTCTAATTTCATTCAACCAAAAAAGAGACCGTTGTCATCCATGGCTCCAATTATCGTTCTCAAG GACAATCAGTTGGCTGGTGTAATTGGTGGTAGCGGTGGCCTAAAAATAATCTTCGCAGTGTTACAAGTTTTCATCAACCATTTCGTCTTGGGGATGGATCCTTTAGCAGCAGTGCAGAGTCCGAGAATCTACCACGAG CTAATCCCGAATGTAGTTCTATATGAGAACTGGACATGCATCGATGGCGATCACATTGAACTATCATACGATAAAAAACATTTCTTGGAAGAGAGGGGACACCAACTCAAGGCAAAAGACGGAGGAGCCATCTGCCAGTTGATCGTTCAAGACCTTCAAAATCCCCCCTTACGATTGGGCAGACGGAGTGGAAAAGAATATAAGGACGGGGTTTTTCGTGGGATGCTTGTAGCTGTGAGTGATCCTAGAAAAGATGGAAGACCTGCAGCCATCTGA
- the LOC107840940 gene encoding phosphatidylglycerophosphate phosphatase PTPMT2: protein MKIVELDDSLIEGDGKCVNTERRVIVGVDAKRALVGAGARILFYPTLLYNVFRNKIQSEFRWWDQIDQFLLLGAVPFPSDVPRLKQLGVGGVITLNEPYETLVPSSLYHAHGIDHLVIPTRDYLFAPSFVDINRAVDFIHRNASSDLTTYVHCKAGRGRSTTVVLCYLVEYKHMTPAAALEFVRSRRPRVLLAPSQWKAVQEFKQQRAASSPLSSDAVLITKADLEGYHSSSDDSRGKELALVPRIARTQPMIARLSCLFASLKVSGVYGPVTRQLTDARAC from the exons ATGAAGATAGTGGAATTGGATGATTCGTTGATAGAAGGTGATGGTAAGTGTGTGAACACTGAGAGACGGGTAATTGTGGGAGTTGATGCTAAGAGAGCATTGGTTGGAGCTGGGGCTCGGATTCTCTTCTATCCGACCCTTTTGTACAATGTTTTTCGCAACAAAATTCAGTCGGAGTTCAGATGGTGGGATCAAATTGATCAG TTTCTCCTCCTTGGAGCAGTTCCATTTCCCTCGGATGTCCCTCGGTTGAAGCAGCTCGGCGTTGGTGGTGTAATAACATTGAATGAACCTTATGAAACTTTGGTACCATCATCATTGTACCAT GCCCATGGGATAGACCATCTAGTTATTCCAACCAGAGATTATCTTTTTGCACCCTCTTTCGTGGATATAAACCGAGCAGTAGATTTTATTCACA GGAATGCATCCAGTGACCTGACTACTTATGTACACTGCAAAGCCGGAAGGGGTAGGAGCACCACCGTTGTGCTTTGCTATTTG GTCGAATATAAGCACATGACTCCTGCTGCCGCTTTGGAATTTGTCCGCTCCAGAAGACCCCGAGTACTATTGGCTCCTTCTCAGTGGAAG GctgttcaagaattcaagcaacaGCGAGCGGCATCATCTCCACTCTCTAGTGATGCCGTGTTGATAACTAAAGCAGATCTTGAAGGGTATCATTCTTCTTCTGACGATAGTCGTGGTAAGGAGCTAGCCCTTGTGCCTAGAATCGCAAGAACACAGCCAATGATAGCTCGATTATCCTGCCTCTTTGCGTCGCTGAAAGTATCAGGCGTCTATGGACCTGTTACCAGGCAACTGACCGACGCACGGGCCTGCTAA
- the LOC107840939 gene encoding uncharacterized protein LOC107840939: MQSSQVKYISLLSIPIQKSTDFPSRYVAVNHCGPIFPRTPCMTKALMHHTALSWTPRMVNLVPQNAVLSHSHLHLQKFKIVSFWKKKRASGSVRTTRLMLQSAYYIASKLKILPEPLDVVLREFGGGNGGGGGGFGFGSGGFDGWGKRGRRKIGNWGFGVVFFVILGVGFWLVLGKRLELDVFLGVLGLTLFGISVNVWKKGVLDWALGFCCCAALVGLFLKEDLVRCFGTFKIVRRRRKRRLF; this comes from the coding sequence ATGCAAAGCAGTCAAGTAAAGTATATTTCCCTCCTCTCAATTCCAATTCAAAAATCCACTGATTTCCCTTCAAGATATGTTGCAGTAAACCATTGTGGTCCGATCTTTCCTCGAACTCCGTGCATGAcgaaagctttaatgcatcataCTGCCCTTTCTTGGACCCCGCGCATGGTAAATCTTGTTCCCCAAAATGCAGTACTTTCCCATTCCCATTTGCATTTGCAGAAATTCAAGATTGTATCattttggaaaaagaaaagggcatCTGGGTCTGTTAGAACAACCAGACTCATGTTACAATCAGCTTACTACATTGCTTCAAAGCTCAAGATTTTGCCTGAGCCATTGGATGTTGTTTTAAGGGAATTTGGAGGTGGAAATGGGGGTGGCGGAGGTGGGTTTGGGTTCGGTTCGGGTGGTTTTGATGGGTGGGGGAAAAGAGGGAGAAGAAAGATTGGAAATTGGGGATTTGGGGTTGTGTTTTTTGTGATTCTTGGTGTGGGGTTTTGGTTGGTTTTGGGGAAAAGATTGGAACTTGATGTGTTTTTGGGGGTTTTGGGGTTAACCCTTTTTGGGATTTCTGTTAATGTGTGGAAAAAAGGGGTTTTGGATTGGGCATTGGGGTTTTGTTGTTGTGCTGCATTGGtaggtttgttcttgaaagaagaTTTGGTTAGGTGTTTTGGTACATTCAAGATTGTTAGGAGGAGGAGGAAAAGAAGACTGTTTTAA
- the LOC107840942 gene encoding glutathione hydrolase 3 isoform X1, whose translation MGNLIMEAPLLDTFPSHGFNRKKWSFFLCFLFAFIAITFVGLTHHGDIGVWLIGDVNSRHNGRLQHNAGIVESEQAVIAADDGRCSEIGISMLKIGGHAVDAAVATALCLGVVNPMASGIGGGGFMVVRSSSTSEVQAIDMRETAPLAASQNMYNNGKSKLDGALAMGVPGELAGLHAAWAKNGRLPWKTLVQPAIKLARDGFVIAPYLANYIVKKAKLILKDPGLRQIFAPEGKLLRAGDICHNLELSHSLELISEQGPEAFYNGEVGEKLVEDVKRAGGILTMDDLRNYKVEIPEAVTFNAMGYTIVGMPPPSSGTLAISMILKILEGYESSNASKGSLGLHRMIEAMKHMLAIRMNLGDPDFVNISSTVTDMLSTSFAKEIRRKIFDNTTFPPEYYLPRWSQLRDHGTAHFCIVDADRNAVSMTSTVNYPFGGGVLSPSTGILLNNEMGDFSTPDDISTDKLPPAPSNFIQPKKRPLSSMAPIIVLKDNQLAGVIGGSGGLKIIFAVLQVFINHFVLGMDPLAAVQSPRIYHELIPNVVLYENWTCIDGDHIELSYDKKHFLEERGHQLKAKDGGAICQLIVQDLQNPPLRLGRRSGKEYKDGVFRGMLVAVSDPRKDGRPAAI comes from the exons ATGGGGAATCTGATTATGGAAGCTCCACTTTTGGACACTTTCCCTTCTCATGGTTTCAATAGAAAAAAATGGAgtttttttctttgctttttatTTGCATTCATTGCCATAACAT TTGTAGGACTTACACACCATGGAGACATTGGTGTATGGCTAATTGGAGATGTAAATAGTAGACACAATGGAAGACTGCAACATAATGCTGGTATTGTTGAATCAGAGCAAGCAGTTATTGCTGCTGATGATGGTAGGTGCTCGGAAATCGGTATATCCATGCTTAAAATTGGTGGACATGCAGTTGATGCTGCAGTTGCAACAGCATTGTGCCTTGGAGTAGTCAATCCAATGGCCAGTGGAATTGGTGGTGGAGGTTTTATGGTTGTTAGATCTTCATCTACATCAGAAGTTCAAGCAATTGACATGAGGGAAACTGCTCCTTTAGCTGCTTCACAG AACATGTATAATAATGGGAAATCCAAGCTAGATGGAGCATTGGCTATGGGAGTTCCTGGTGAGCTAGCTGGTCTTCACGCAGCGTGGGCAAAAAATGGGAGGTTGCCATGGAAGACCCTAGTTCAACCAGCCATTAAACTTGCAAGAGATGGATTCGTGATTGCTCCATATCTTGCAAACTATATTGTTAAAAAAGCAAAATTAATACTTAAAGATCCTGGCTTACGGCAAATATTTGCACCCGAGGGAAAGCTGTTACGAGCAGGTGATATTTGCCATAACTTAGAACTTAGTCACAGCTTAGAGCTAATCTCTGAACAAGGTCCGGAAGCATTTTACAATGGAGAGGTTGGTGAAAAGCTTGTCGAAGATGTGAAGAGAGCGGGTGGAATTTTGACAATGGACGATTTGAGGAATTACAAAGTGGAAATTCCAGAAGCAGTTACTTTTAACGCTATGGGCTACACAATTGTTGGAATGCCACCTCCATCCAGTGGAACGCTGGCGATTTCCATG ATTCTTAAAATCCTCGAAGGCTATGAGAGTTCAAATGCTTCGAAAGGTTCTTTAGGACTGCATCGAATGATTGAGGCGATGAAACACATGCTTGCAATTCGAATGAACCTGGGTGATCCCGACTTTGTAAATATCAGTAGTACTGTAACTGACATGCTTTCCACATCTTTTGCCAAAGAAATTCGACGAAAGATCTTTGACAACACCACTTTTCCTCCTGAATACTATTTACCCAG GTGGAGTCAGCTAAGAGATCATGGAACGGCTCACTTTTGCATTGTAGATGCAGATCGGAATGCTGTATCGATGACTTCCACAGTAAACTATCCATTTGGAGGCGGTGTGCTCTCTCCATCAACGGGTATATTACTGAACAACGAAATGGGAGATTTCTCAACACCTGATGATATATCCACCGATAAACTCCCTCCCGCTCCTTCTAATTTCATTCAACCAAAAAAGAGACCGTTGTCATCCATGGCTCCAATTATCGTTCTCAAG GACAATCAGTTGGCTGGTGTAATTGGTGGTAGCGGTGGCCTAAAAATAATCTTCGCAGTGTTACAAGTTTTCATCAACCATTTCGTCTTGGGGATGGATCCTTTAGCAGCAGTGCAGAGTCCGAGAATCTACCACGAG CTAATCCCGAATGTAGTTCTATATGAGAACTGGACATGCATCGATGGCGATCACATTGAACTATCATACGATAAAAAACATTTCTTGGAAGAGAGGGGACACCAACTCAAGGCAAAAGACGGAGGAGCCATCTGCCAGTTGATCGTTCAAGACCTTCAAAATCCCCCCTTACGATTGGGCAGACGGAGTGGAAAAGAATATAAGGACGGGGTTTTTCGTGGGATGCTTGTAGCTGTGAGTGATCCTAGAAAAGATGGAAGACCTGCAGCCATCTGA
- the LOC107840941 gene encoding mitochondrial-processing peptidase subunit alpha: MYRYASSRLTSLKARQANRVLTRFSSSAAVAATKPSGGLFSWITGKTSSAVTPLDFPLNDVNLSPPLLDYVEPAKTQITILANGLKVASEASVNPAASIGLYVDCGSIYETPASYGATHLLERMAFKSTLNRSHLRVVREIEAIGGNVTASASREHMIYTYDALKTYVPQMVEMLVDSVRNPAFLDWEVKEQLEKVKAEISEYSKNPQHLLLEAVHSAGYAGPYGNSLMATEATINRLNSKGLEDFVAENYTAPRMVLAASGVEHEELLKVAEPLLSDLPKAATAGEPKPVYVGGDYRRHAESEMTHFALAFEVPGGWMSEKDSMTLTVLQMLMGGGGSFSAGGPGKGMYSRLYLRVLNKYPQMHAFSAFSSIYNNTGLFGIQATTTPDFGPQAVDVAVQELIAVANPAEVDQVQLNRAKQATKSAILMNLESRMVASEDIGRQLLTYGERKPVEHFLKAIDAVSAKDIASIVQKLISSPLTMASYGDVLSLPSYDAVSSRFHSK; the protein is encoded by the exons ATGTACAGATACGCATCTTCTCGCCTCACTTCTCTTAAG GCACGTCAAGCCAACAGGGTCTTGACAAGATTTTCAAGTTCAGCTGCTGTTGCTGCAACCAAGCCATCTGGGGGCCTTTTTAGTTGGATAACTGGTAAAACGTCAAGTGCAGTGACTCCCTTGGACTTCCCCCTAAATGATGTGAACCTCTCGCCACCATTACTGGATTATGTTGAACCTGCAAAGACCCAGATAACAATTCTCGCCAATGGTCTCAAAGTGGCCTCTGAAGCATCAGTG AATCCTGCTGCCTCAATTGGTCTGTACGTTGACTGTGGTTCTATTTACGAGACACCAGCTTCATATGGAGCCACACACCTCTTGGAACGCATGGCCTTCAAAAGCACATTAAACCGGAGCCACTTGCGTGTTGTACGAGAAATTGAAGCAATTGGTGGTAATGTAACAGCTTCAGCCTCACGAGAGCATATGATCTACACTTATGATGCTTTGAAAACTTATGTGCCACAAATGGTGGAGATGCTTGTTGACTCTGTTAGAAATCCTGCATTCCTTGATTGGGAAGTTAAAGAACAG CTTGAGAAGGTTAAAGCTGAGATTAGTGAGTACTCCAAAAACCCTCAGCACTTGCTTTTGGAGGCAGTTCACTCTGCTGGTTATGCTGGTCCATATGGGAATTCTCTGATGGCCACAGAAGCTACAATAAACAGATTGAACAGCAAAGGGCTGGAGGACTTTGTAGCT GAGAATTATACTGCTCCTCGGATGGTTCTTGCTGCATCTGGTGTTGAACATGAAGAACTCTTAAAAGTTGCAGAACCTCTTCTATCTGATTTACCTAAGGCGGCCACCGCTGGGGAGCCTAAACCTGTGTACGTGGGAGGAGATTACCGCCGTCATGCTGAATCAGAG ATGACTCATTTTGCCcttgcctttgaagttcccggtGGCTGGATGTCTGAAAAGGATTCAATGACTTTAACAGTTCTTCAG ATGCTTATGGGAGGCGGTGGATCTTTCTCAGCTGGCGGTCCTGGAAAAGGGATGTACTCAAGATTAT ATCTTCGTGTCTTAAATAAGTACCCGCAGATGCACGCATTCTCTGCATTCAGCAGCATTTATAATAACACTGGATTGTTTGGAATTCAAGCAACTACG ACCCCTGATTTTGGGCCTCAAGCCGTTGATGTAGCAGTTCAAGAGCTTATTGCAGTAGCAAACCCTGCTGAAG TTGACCAAGTGCAGCTAAACCGTGCTAAACAAGCAACAAAGTCTGCCATTCTGATGAACTTGGAATCTCGG ATGGTTGCATCAGAAGATATTGGCAGACAACTTTTGACATATGGAGAGAG GAAACCAGTGGAGCATTTCTTGAAAGCCATCGATGCAGTTTCAGCTAAAGATATTGCTTCCATCGTGCAGAAGCTTATTTCTTCTCCTCTGACCATGGCATCCTATGGAGATG TTCTTTCTCTCCCATCATACGACGCAGTCAGCAGCAGGTTCCATTCCAAATAA